The following are encoded in a window of Halorarum salinum genomic DNA:
- a CDS encoding PRC-barrel domain containing protein, with protein sequence MSQRSITEEDEGKRVVNENGDEIGMVSDVRGGTAYVDPDAGLGDTVLSKLGWSDADEDDYPLDRSKIESITDDEIRLKREL encoded by the coding sequence ATGTCACAACGATCGATCACGGAGGAGGACGAGGGGAAGCGCGTCGTGAACGAGAACGGCGACGAGATCGGGATGGTCTCGGACGTCAGGGGCGGTACGGCCTACGTCGACCCCGACGCCGGGCTCGGCGACACCGTCCTGTCGAAGCTCGGCTGGTCGGACGCCGACGAGGACGACTATCCGCTCGACCGTTCGAAGATCGAATCGATCACGGACGACGAGATCCGACTGAAGCGGGAATTGTAA
- a CDS encoding four-helix bundle copper-binding protein, whose translation MSQQQQMPQTGSDEGNRMATEYITEATGTDQPSMGGAGQTTGGHRRSQSGIQQGTGPQQGSEAYQQQGPQQIETQQQSPQQPMGTQQAQEGAVQQPGPQLTEMEDALTGEMRLALHDFVQAAIVCEWCADQCIDEGPGMEECIRLCRDVADLATLNVQFMARDSAFGQDLAETFASAAQECANECARHPHSHCQECASTLTRAVNSTWSMLESFERQATAGGVQQPAPQY comes from the coding sequence ATGTCACAACAGCAACAGATGCCCCAGACGGGGTCCGACGAGGGGAACCGAATGGCGACCGAGTACATCACCGAAGCGACCGGGACGGACCAGCCCTCGATGGGAGGGGCGGGCCAGACGACGGGCGGGCACCGACGATCCCAGTCGGGAATCCAGCAGGGGACCGGACCCCAGCAGGGGTCCGAGGCGTACCAACAGCAGGGTCCCCAGCAGATCGAGACTCAACAGCAGAGTCCCCAGCAGCCGATGGGGACCCAGCAGGCCCAGGAGGGGGCCGTGCAACAGCCCGGTCCACAGCTCACCGAGATGGAGGACGCGCTGACCGGCGAGATGCGACTCGCGCTCCACGACTTCGTCCAGGCGGCCATCGTCTGTGAGTGGTGTGCGGACCAGTGCATCGACGAGGGGCCGGGGATGGAGGAGTGCATCCGGCTCTGTCGGGACGTGGCCGACCTCGCCACGCTGAACGTCCAGTTCATGGCACGAGACTCGGCGTTCGGCCAGGACCTGGCGGAGACGTTCGCCAGCGCGGCCCAGGAGTGTGCGAACGAGTGCGCGCGCCACCCGCACTCGCACTGCCAGGAGTGTGCGAGCACGCTCACCCGCGCGGTGAACTCGACGTGGTCGATGCTGGAGTCGTTCGAACGGCAGGCGACGGCCGGCGGCGTCCAGCAGCCCGCACCGCAGTACTGA